A section of the Pseudorasbora parva isolate DD20220531a chromosome 2, ASM2467924v1, whole genome shotgun sequence genome encodes:
- the csdc2b gene encoding cold shock domain-containing protein C2 has product MADPSLPSPTDPSPRSPRSPPPLALSFPFLREGSRVWDRAAPQPGELPSPLPTKRTRTYSATVRANAGPVFKGVCKNFSRSQGHGFIRPAHGGEDIYVHISDIEGEYVPMEGDEVTYKVCPVPPKNVKVQAVEVLITHPKPGTKHETWSGQIISS; this is encoded by the exons ATGGCGGATCCGAGCCTGCCGTCCCCCACCGACCCGTCCCCGCGCTCTCCGCGCTCGCCGCCGCCGCTGGCGCTGTCCTTCCCGTTCCTGCGCGAGGGCAGCCGCGTCTGGGATAGAGCCGCGCCGCAGCCCGGGGAGTTACCGAGCCCTCTGCCCACCAAACGCACGCGCACGTACTCTgc gaCTGTGCGCGCTAACGCAGGTCCCGTCTTCAAAGGTGTGTGTAAAAACTTCTCTCGCTCGCAGGGCCACGGCTTCATCAGACCGGCCCACGGCGGAGAGGACATCTACGTGCACATCTCAGA TATTGAAGGCGAGTATGTCCCTATGGAGGGGGACGAGGTTACGTATAAGGTGTGTCCTGTCCCGCCCAAGAACGTGAAGGTCCAGGCCGTGGAGGTGCTCATCACACACCCGAAACCAGGAACCAAACACGAGACCTGGTCGGGCCAGATCATCAGCTCCTAG